In one Diabrotica virgifera virgifera chromosome 7, PGI_DIABVI_V3a genomic region, the following are encoded:
- the LOC114331286 gene encoding protein tilB-like, translated as MVKITEDLVRKKAEHNEKIIGTLEELSLHQEDVEKIENLNNWCKDLQILYLQANLISKIENVNKLKKLQYLNLAINNIEKIENLEKCESLEKLDLTLNFIGDLESVCNLRHNIHLRELHLTGNPCCDYEGYRNYVVATLPQLKNLDSREISKSERIKSQQLLEQTEKNIRQAQVKYFKWRQEQRERMNQIDYTGISNDEFWKMTSEHCPETRIEMAHRQSKKDKDVCNVSEETPKIRLKLFNKEGRPLNVNQAKLDFTFNDEDPRQFTLDVSVYKFLDTNLINVDLQPIYVKITVKEKIFQIVFPEEILVEKSTAQRSQTTGHLVLKLTKANYKEPLHKEKKVLQKFQPERKESKNEYLEVKDEVGDLDFSKIIENNNKIKAVNVDPDIPPLEFVYHC; from the exons ATGGTTAAAATTACAGAAGATTTGGTAAGAAAAAAAGCAGAACACAATGAGAAAATAATTGGCACGCTTGAAGAGTTATCGCTCCATCAAGAAGACgttgaaaaaatagaaaatcttaACAATTGGTGTAAAGacttacaaattttatatttacaAGCAAACCTGATATCAAAAATAGAAAATGTAAATAAGTTAAAGAAACTGCAGTATTTAAACTTAgccattaataatattgaaaagatAGAAAATTTAGAAAAGTGTGAATCGCTAGAAAAATTGGATTTGACCTTAAATTTTATAGGAGATTTGGAAAGTGTTTGTAATCTTAGGCACAACATTCACTTAAGGGAGCTACACTTAACTGGAAACCCCTGCTGTGATTACGAGGGTTACAGAAATTATGTAGTAGCTACATTGCCACAACTGAAAAATCTGGActccagagaaattagcaaaagCGAAAGAATTAAATCCCAACAACTTCTAGAACAGACAGAGAAAAACATTCGTCAAGCTCAAGTGAAGTATTTTAAATGGAGGCAAGAACAGAGAGAAAGGATGAACCAGATAGATTATACAG GTATTTCAAACGATGAATTTTGGAAGATGACTAGTGAGCATTGTCCAGAAACCAGAATAGAAATGGCACATAGACAAAGTAAAAAAGATAAAGATGTCTGTAACGTTTCTGAAGAAACTCCTAAAATACGTCTAAAACTATTTAATAAAGAAGGCAGACCACTCAATGTTAACCAAGCTAAGCTGGATTTTACTTTTAACGACGAAGATCCAAGGCAGTTCACTTTGGATGTGTCAGTGTATAAATTTTTGGACACTAATCTTATCAATGTAGATCTGCAGCCGATATATGTTAAAATAACTGTtaaggaaaaaatatttcaaatagtaTTTCCTGAAGAAATATTGGTTGAGAAAAGTACTGCCCAGAGATCTCAAACTACGGGACATCTGGTTCTGAAGCTAACCAAAGCAAATTATAAGGAACCATTGCACAAGGAAAAAAAAGTTTTACAGAAGTTTCAACCGGAGAGAAAAGAATCTAAAAATGAGTATTTAGAAGTGAAAGATGAAGTAGGAGATTTAGATTTTagtaaaattattgaaaataataacaaaataaaagctGTTAACGTAGATCCTGATATACCGCCTTTGGAATTTGTGTACCACTGTTAG